The proteins below come from a single Plasmodium sp. gorilla clade G2 genome assembly, chromosome: 13 genomic window:
- a CDS encoding U6 snRNA-associated Sm-like protein LSm6, putative translates to MSANSPKDFVESLKGRAVIVRLNNGTDYKGILACLDERMNVALEQTEEYCEGELTEKYNDAFIRGNNVFYIRAIEEE, encoded by the coding sequence atgtCAGCAAATTCTCCAAAAGATTTTGTGGAAAGTTTAAAAGGTCGAGCAGTAATTGTTAGATTGAATAATGGTACGGACTATAAGGGAATCCTTGCTTGTTTAGATGAACGTATGAACGTGGCTCTAGAACAAACTGAAGAATATTGTGAAGGTGAATTAACAGAAAAATACAATGATGCTTTTATAAGAGGAAataatgtattttatataagagCCATTGAAGAAGAATGa